GCTGCTCGATCTCACCCGCCAGCCCGGCGGTGTATCGATAGGGCGGAGTGTCCGCCGCCGGCTCGACTGTCTCGGTCATGTCGTCTCCTCGCCGCGCTCACCGTCGTGCGTCTCAAGGCCCGTTCCGCGCATCTCCGCGGGGGCGTTTCGTACTCCAGGGACATGCTTTTTTCGGGCACAAAAAAGCCCCTCGCGCAGGAGGGGCAGCCGTGCCGTCACGCTTGTCAGCGTCAGCACGGCTCGCTAAGGAGCAGGTAGGCCCGGGCCATACCCGGCAGTCTACGCCTTCGCCAGATGGCCTGTCGCGCCGGTTCGACCGTCGGCACGGTGGCGCCGAGCGGTCAGCAGGACCGACGTGTGGTCGGCGTGAGCGCGAGTTACGGCTAGCCTGATTCCAAGCGGGTGATCCGAGCGAGCCCGGCGGACGTATTTTCCCGTGAACCTTACGGCCGGCCCAGCAGGTCTGGACAGAGAAGCCGTGCAGCGACGAGGAGGAGGCCCGTGACACAACAGACGTGGGACGAGTTGGGCGGCGCGCTACAGCCCGACGAGTTCCGTACCGCCAGCGAAGCCATCGTGGCCAACATCGAACAGGTCATCGAGGGCAAGACCGCGACGGTACGGCTCGCGCTCGCCGTCCTGCTCGCCGAGGGTCATCTCCTGATCGAGGATGTCCCCGGGGTCGGCAAGACCAAACTCGCCAAGGCCCTCGCCCGATCGATCGACTGCTCCGTGCGACGCATCCAGTTCACCCCCGACCTGCTGCCGAGCGACGTCACCGGGGTCAGCGTCTACAACCAGGAGACGCACGACTTCGAATTCAAGCCGGGCGCGGTCTTCGCCAACCTGGTCGTCGGCGACGAGATCAACCGCGCGTCGCCGAAGACCCAGTCGGCTCTCCTCGAGTGCATGGAGGAGCGTCAGGTCACGGTCGACGGTGTCACCTACGAGCTGCAGACCCCGTTCATGGTGATCGCGACCCAGAACCCGATCGAGATGGAGGGCACCTACCCGCTGCCCGAGGCCCAGCGCGACCGGTTCACCGCCCGGATCGCGATGGGTTACCCGGACGCCGGGTCGGAGCTGGCGATGCTCGACGGCCACGGTGGCGTGGACCCGTTGCGCGCACTCCAACCGGTCGCCGACGCCGAGACCGTACGTCGCCTGATCGCGACCGTACGCGACATCCACGTCGCGGACGCGGTCAAGCAGTACGCCGTCGACCTCGTCACCGCCACCCGCGAAGCACCCGACCTGCGGCTCGGCGCCTCCCCCCGGGCGACCCTGCAACTGCTGCGCACCGCCCGCGCGGTGGCCGCGCTGGAGGGTCGCGACTACGTCCTTCCGGACGACCTGCAGGCCCTCGCCGTACCGGTGCTCGCGCACCGGATCATCCCCACGGCGGACGCGCAGCTCGCCCGGCGGACCACCGACGCGG
The Micromonospora pisi DNA segment above includes these coding regions:
- a CDS encoding AAA family ATPase, which translates into the protein MTQQTWDELGGALQPDEFRTASEAIVANIEQVIEGKTATVRLALAVLLAEGHLLIEDVPGVGKTKLAKALARSIDCSVRRIQFTPDLLPSDVTGVSVYNQETHDFEFKPGAVFANLVVGDEINRASPKTQSALLECMEERQVTVDGVTYELQTPFMVIATQNPIEMEGTYPLPEAQRDRFTARIAMGYPDAGSELAMLDGHGGVDPLRALQPVADAETVRRLIATVRDIHVADAVKQYAVDLVTATREAPDLRLGASPRATLQLLRTARAVAALEGRDYVLPDDLQALAVPVLAHRIIPTADAQLARRTTDAVVSDLVHRLPLPHERQQRSQYDTRPAPAPDGKGRSQYEPRRR